In Marinobacter sp. LQ44, the following are encoded in one genomic region:
- the tssH gene encoding type VI secretion system ATPase TssH, protein MCSAYWTNYRNKDITVIRVELPALIGRLNDISRQALEASAALCISRQGAEITPAHLLFKLLETPFSDVRQILEHTGINHQQLQPLVGDSLNGEPQTAEPYPSFSPLLVELMQDAWLLASTELGHTELRSGAVFLALLMNADRYLMPRVAQTLVDINREQLRKQFDRLTDGSVERPQLTENGSAKPVADTDMDPLKRYATDFTKLAREEKLDPVVCRDAEIDQMIDILCRRRKNNPIVVGDAGVGKSALVEGLALRIVNGDVPDRLKTVELWTLDMGALQAGASVKGEFEKRLKGVIEAVKGSVTPIILFIDEAHTLIGAGNSEGGSDAANLLKPALARGELRTIAATTWREYKKYFEKDPALSRRFQPVALDEPTPGEAVHILRGLRTVYEKAHQVLVADSALKAASEMSARYLAGRQLPDKAIDVLDTACARVSLNLSTPPRRLSHVRSELHQLAMEQDLLSREHTLGQSVDAEREQELEQRIADLTAEAEALEQSWNDQRDLVARLVDIREQLLLGDVEAEIAAVELAESDHEERPDLKSEAAAIEQELAELQADEPLVHARVDARQVAEVIADWTGIPVNRMTTDELEKITHLPAYLQAHIKGQDTAIDCLHQHLLTARADLRRPGRPMGAFLLVGPSGVGKTETVVQLAELLYGGRQFLTTINMSEYQEKHTVSRLIGSPPGYVGFGEGGILTEAIRQKPYSVVLLDEVEKAHPEVLNLFYQAFDKGELADGEGRLIDCKNVVFFLTSNLGYQTIANHAEAPEKIEEALYPELANFFKPALLARMEVVPYLPLGEDTLNRIVGDKLQRLADQIKARYHTDVELEDGLVEAIRSRATRSENGARMLESIIEGELLPPVSLALLEKLAAREPVTKVTLGVEENKFTGTVA, encoded by the coding sequence ATGTGCTCAGCGTACTGGACCAACTACCGAAATAAGGATATCACTGTGATTCGGGTAGAACTGCCGGCGCTGATCGGGCGCCTTAACGACATTTCACGCCAGGCCCTGGAAGCCTCCGCCGCCCTGTGCATCAGCCGCCAGGGCGCCGAGATTACCCCGGCCCATTTGCTGTTCAAACTGCTGGAAACGCCGTTCTCTGACGTACGCCAGATTCTGGAACACACCGGTATCAATCATCAGCAACTGCAGCCATTGGTGGGCGACAGCCTGAACGGCGAGCCGCAGACCGCCGAGCCTTATCCCTCGTTCTCGCCTTTGCTGGTGGAACTGATGCAGGACGCCTGGCTGTTGGCCTCCACCGAACTGGGCCACACCGAACTGCGTTCCGGCGCCGTGTTTCTGGCCCTGCTGATGAACGCCGACCGCTACCTGATGCCCCGGGTGGCCCAGACCCTGGTAGACATCAACCGGGAACAGCTGCGCAAACAATTCGACCGCCTCACGGACGGTTCCGTCGAACGCCCGCAGCTGACGGAAAACGGCTCTGCCAAGCCTGTGGCGGATACCGACATGGACCCGCTCAAGCGTTACGCCACCGACTTCACCAAGCTGGCCCGGGAAGAAAAACTGGACCCGGTAGTATGCCGGGATGCCGAAATCGACCAGATGATCGACATCCTCTGCCGCCGCCGCAAGAACAACCCGATTGTGGTGGGTGATGCCGGCGTGGGCAAAAGCGCTCTGGTGGAAGGTTTGGCCCTGCGCATCGTCAACGGTGACGTACCGGACCGCCTGAAAACCGTTGAACTCTGGACCCTGGACATGGGCGCCCTGCAGGCCGGTGCCTCGGTCAAAGGCGAATTCGAGAAGCGCCTGAAGGGCGTGATCGAAGCCGTTAAAGGTTCTGTTACGCCAATCATCCTGTTCATCGACGAAGCCCACACCCTGATCGGTGCCGGCAACAGCGAAGGCGGCTCCGACGCCGCCAACCTGTTGAAGCCAGCGCTGGCCCGGGGCGAGCTGCGCACCATCGCCGCCACCACCTGGCGCGAATACAAGAAATACTTCGAGAAAGACCCGGCCTTGAGCCGCCGCTTCCAGCCGGTCGCCCTGGACGAGCCGACCCCGGGCGAAGCCGTCCACATACTCCGGGGCCTGCGTACTGTCTACGAAAAAGCCCATCAGGTACTGGTCGCCGACAGCGCCCTGAAAGCCGCCTCGGAAATGTCTGCCCGTTACCTCGCCGGCCGCCAATTACCGGACAAAGCCATCGACGTACTGGACACCGCCTGCGCCAGGGTCAGCCTGAACCTGAGCACACCTCCGCGCCGTCTCAGCCACGTGCGCAGCGAGTTGCACCAACTGGCCATGGAACAGGACCTGCTGAGCCGGGAACATACCCTGGGCCAGAGCGTTGACGCCGAGCGGGAACAGGAACTTGAACAACGCATCGCCGACCTGACCGCCGAAGCCGAAGCCCTGGAGCAAAGCTGGAACGACCAGCGCGACCTGGTGGCCCGGCTGGTCGACATCCGCGAACAGCTGTTGCTGGGTGATGTCGAAGCCGAAATCGCCGCTGTTGAGTTGGCCGAGAGCGATCACGAAGAACGCCCGGACCTGAAAAGCGAAGCCGCCGCCATCGAACAGGAACTGGCCGAGCTGCAAGCTGATGAACCCCTGGTCCATGCCCGCGTCGACGCTCGCCAGGTCGCCGAAGTCATCGCCGACTGGACCGGCATTCCTGTCAATCGCATGACCACCGACGAACTGGAGAAAATCACCCACTTGCCGGCGTACCTGCAGGCCCACATCAAAGGCCAGGACACCGCCATCGACTGCCTGCACCAGCACCTGCTCACCGCCCGCGCCGACCTGCGCCGCCCCGGCCGCCCCATGGGCGCCTTCCTGCTGGTGGGCCCGAGTGGTGTTGGTAAAACCGAAACCGTGGTGCAACTGGCCGAACTGCTTTACGGCGGCCGCCAGTTCCTCACCACCATCAACATGTCCGAATACCAGGAGAAGCACACCGTCTCCCGCCTGATCGGCTCACCCCCAGGCTATGTGGGCTTTGGCGAAGGCGGCATCCTCACCGAAGCCATCCGCCAGAAGCCCTATTCCGTGGTCCTGCTCGACGAAGTCGAAAAAGCCCACCCGGAAGTCCTAAACCTGTTCTACCAGGCCTTTGACAAAGGCGAGCTGGCGGACGGCGAAGGCCGGTTGATCGACTGCAAAAACGTCGTCTTCTTCCTCACCTCCAACCTCGGCTACCAGACCATCGCCAACCACGCCGAAGCACCGGAAAAGATCGAAGAAGCCCTGTACCCGGAACTGGCCAACTTCTTCAAGCCGGCATTGCTGGCGCGAATGGAAGTGGTGCCCTACCTGCCGCTGGGTGAAGACACCCTCAACCGCATCGTCGGCGACAAACTCCAGCGCCTGGCCGACCAGATCAAAGCCCGTTACCACACCGACGTGGAACTGGAAGACGGCCTGGTAGAAGCCATCCGCAGCCGCGCCACCAGAAGTGAAAACGGCGCAAGGATGCTGGAGTCGATCATCGAAGGCGAACTATTGCCACCGGTGTCCCTGGCGCTGCTGGAAAAACTGGCGGCAAGAGAGCCGGTGACCAAGGTCACCCTGGGTGTCGAAGAAAACAAATTCACAGGAACAGTCGCATAA
- a CDS encoding sigma-54 interaction domain-containing protein produces MQKELHTGIDLAVALIKQDTLPALLNTATSQLQKAFGLTKCWALELDLSGRTLHCGQLGDTSEFDCSDFSHPFAHVLQTGQPRELTRAASYRLDHPGFQTLFDASDRPRSLWLEPLAGEDGRTLGILVLCSDHPDWQGIVGQPLYAGIKQLLVHQWISQLQTRDQVWQRRMLKRSLDHLHDAETLRQRCEKLAHTLVGNSEAMVNLRAQVVRAAGSQLSVLIQGETGCGKDVVARGIHDMSDRANGPLVVVNCAAIPDTLLESELFGHTKGAFSGADQSKEGLLAQANGGTLFLDEIGDMPMALQSKLLRVLESRQFRPLGARDEQHSDFRLVAATHQPLQEGIEDGRFRRDLFYRLSQFPLRVIPLRERTEDLEALSRHFIRLYTEREGSGPLGISSHALHTLAGYNFPGNVRELRNIVELACLQTPAGDDIQPEVLRLDDLFADPGPAMDASVEPKAMVGVPVADDIRDLKAAAQAFEAAIIRERLRQYGGNRAQAAESLGLPKRTLAHKCLKYQVTDV; encoded by the coding sequence ATGCAGAAGGAACTGCACACCGGCATAGACCTGGCGGTGGCACTCATCAAACAGGACACCCTGCCTGCGTTGCTGAACACCGCCACCAGCCAGCTCCAAAAAGCCTTCGGCCTCACCAAATGCTGGGCCCTAGAACTCGACCTCAGCGGCCGAACCCTCCACTGTGGCCAACTAGGCGACACCAGTGAATTCGACTGCAGCGACTTCAGCCACCCGTTTGCCCATGTACTGCAAACCGGCCAGCCCAGAGAGCTTACCCGCGCCGCCAGCTACCGCCTGGACCACCCCGGCTTCCAGACCCTGTTCGACGCCAGCGACCGCCCCAGAAGCCTCTGGCTTGAACCCCTCGCCGGCGAAGACGGCCGCACCCTCGGCATCCTCGTTCTTTGCAGCGACCATCCAGACTGGCAAGGCATCGTCGGCCAGCCCCTGTACGCCGGCATCAAACAACTGCTGGTGCATCAGTGGATCAGCCAACTGCAAACGCGCGACCAGGTCTGGCAGCGGCGCATGCTTAAACGCTCCCTGGACCACCTGCACGACGCCGAAACCCTGCGCCAGCGCTGTGAAAAACTGGCCCACACCCTGGTCGGCAACTCCGAAGCCATGGTGAACCTCCGGGCCCAAGTGGTGCGTGCCGCCGGCAGTCAGCTGTCCGTGCTGATCCAGGGCGAAACCGGCTGCGGCAAAGACGTGGTCGCCCGGGGCATCCACGACATGTCCGACCGGGCGAATGGTCCGCTGGTGGTGGTCAACTGCGCTGCCATCCCGGACACCCTGCTGGAAAGCGAACTGTTCGGCCATACCAAAGGCGCCTTCTCCGGCGCCGACCAGTCCAAAGAGGGCCTTCTGGCCCAGGCCAATGGCGGCACCCTGTTCCTGGATGAAATCGGTGACATGCCTATGGCCCTGCAGTCCAAACTGCTGCGGGTACTGGAAAGCCGCCAGTTCCGCCCCCTGGGCGCCCGGGATGAACAGCACTCCGACTTCCGGCTGGTGGCGGCTACCCATCAGCCCCTGCAGGAAGGCATCGAAGACGGCCGCTTTCGGCGTGACCTGTTCTATCGCCTCAGCCAGTTCCCATTGCGGGTTATTCCGCTGCGCGAACGCACGGAAGACCTGGAAGCCCTGAGCCGGCATTTCATTCGCCTGTACACCGAACGCGAAGGCAGTGGCCCATTGGGTATCAGCAGCCACGCGCTGCACACGCTGGCTGGTTACAACTTTCCCGGCAACGTGCGGGAACTGCGCAACATCGTGGAATTGGCTTGCCTGCAAACGCCCGCCGGCGATGACATCCAGCCGGAAGTGTTACGCCTGGATGACCTGTTTGCCGATCCAGGCCCGGCCATGGATGCCAGCGTTGAACCGAAAGCCATGGTGGGGGTTCCGGTGGCGGATGACATCCGCGACCTGAAAGCCGCCGCCCAGGCCTTCGAGGCCGCCATTATCCGTGAACGACTGCGCCAGTACGGCGGCAACCGTGCCCAGGCTGCTGAAAGCCTGGGCCTGCCCAAACGTACCCTGGCCCATAAATGTCTGAAGTATCAGGTAACTGACGTATGA
- the vasI gene encoding type VI secretion system-associated protein VasI: MTLKDRIQPGLFGLAMLLASTVTLADTRLAEAEACTAEANRLDRLACFDEVFATPLARYEQGRRVPEVNQSERWRRAFAQASGEDASGVTYRDTGAAAGHLVTVSALGVQPPRPVLALQCHNNITELTVMLPEPINRERVEVALGPERAYWRVRDEGLVVSAGRGLPAIRIVQQIVGQPDARIHAEAQELDGLLFDLSGYAEAIRPLRQACGW; the protein is encoded by the coding sequence ATGACCCTGAAAGACCGAATCCAACCCGGGCTGTTCGGCCTGGCCATGCTGCTGGCCAGCACCGTCACGCTCGCCGACACACGCCTGGCGGAAGCCGAGGCCTGCACGGCCGAAGCCAACCGGCTCGACCGGCTGGCCTGTTTTGATGAGGTGTTCGCTACCCCACTGGCTCGTTATGAGCAGGGTCGGCGGGTGCCGGAGGTCAACCAGTCCGAACGCTGGCGCCGGGCCTTTGCCCAGGCCAGTGGTGAGGATGCGTCCGGGGTGACCTATCGGGATACCGGTGCGGCTGCTGGCCACCTGGTCACTGTCTCTGCATTAGGGGTTCAACCGCCACGACCGGTGCTGGCGCTGCAGTGCCACAACAACATCACCGAATTGACCGTCATGCTGCCGGAACCTATCAACCGGGAGCGGGTGGAGGTGGCATTGGGGCCCGAGCGAGCCTACTGGCGGGTACGGGATGAGGGCCTGGTGGTCAGTGCCGGCCGCGGCTTGCCGGCAATCCGTATAGTGCAGCAAATCGTCGGGCAGCCGGACGCTCGCATTCACGCCGAAGCCCAGGAGCTGGATGGTTTGCTGTTTGATCTTTCCGGTTATGCAGAAGCGATCCGGCCACTGCGTCAGGCCTGTGGCTGGTAA
- the tssA gene encoding type VI secretion system protein TssA produces the protein MQVIEQHPYVEQVLGAIPGESGTGDSLAEDPVLEFLEDEVMKVGSLAHNDIDWNKVESEALKLLADRSKDIKVLGFLMLSLQRSGDGERFALSLYLLHRVLDGWWENAWPYPGAKGQRARKMLFTQMLQRALKGVESLSFDASVGDGRQYCLDLIDKLDDQAKAKDLPGDALFDLKRAAEKLPKPDQPGSQASAGEPQTAPSQPAAAAVNKPAATTAASASLGSLTLDPSNERATRQSLLKVAELLTGTEPENPLGYQMRRHAIWQSITSLPPTRDGKRTDLAAVSADRVAEYKESLDKTPDNELWQRIEQSLSVSPFWLDGHWLSARAAMALGHSDCAEAIREALKAFVQRLPELAELTFNDGTAFLSDDAADWMHTAPASAKGNGGGANPWEQALDSAVELARQSKLPAALELLEQGLADAREPRERLYWRLASAKLLKETGLKAMAAQQIQDLQGQVRGLVLEDWEPGLIKQLERLA, from the coding sequence ATGCAGGTTATTGAACAACACCCATACGTTGAACAGGTGCTCGGTGCGATTCCGGGGGAAAGCGGCACCGGCGACAGCCTGGCCGAGGACCCGGTGTTGGAGTTTCTGGAAGACGAAGTGATGAAAGTGGGTTCTCTGGCCCACAACGACATCGACTGGAACAAGGTTGAGAGTGAGGCCCTCAAGCTGCTGGCAGACCGCAGCAAAGACATCAAGGTGCTGGGTTTTCTGATGCTCAGCCTGCAGCGCAGTGGCGACGGCGAACGCTTTGCCTTGTCACTGTACCTGTTGCATCGGGTGTTGGATGGCTGGTGGGAGAACGCCTGGCCCTATCCCGGCGCCAAGGGACAGCGTGCCCGAAAAATGCTGTTTACCCAGATGCTGCAACGCGCCCTCAAAGGTGTGGAGAGCCTGAGTTTTGATGCCAGCGTGGGTGATGGCCGCCAGTACTGCCTGGACCTGATCGACAAGCTGGATGACCAGGCCAAAGCCAAAGACCTGCCGGGTGACGCCTTGTTTGATCTGAAGCGGGCGGCAGAGAAACTGCCCAAACCAGACCAGCCTGGCAGCCAGGCCAGTGCCGGGGAGCCTCAAACCGCTCCGAGCCAGCCGGCAGCGGCGGCAGTAAACAAGCCGGCGGCTACCACTGCCGCAAGCGCCTCACTGGGCAGCCTGACACTGGACCCGAGTAATGAGCGGGCGACCCGCCAGAGCCTGCTGAAAGTGGCTGAGCTGCTCACCGGCACTGAGCCGGAAAACCCCTTGGGTTACCAGATGCGCCGCCATGCCATCTGGCAAAGCATCACCAGCCTGCCGCCCACCCGGGATGGCAAGCGAACAGACCTGGCTGCTGTGAGTGCAGACCGGGTGGCGGAGTACAAGGAAAGTCTGGATAAAACCCCGGATAACGAACTCTGGCAGCGCATCGAACAGAGCCTGTCGGTCAGCCCGTTCTGGCTCGATGGCCATTGGCTCAGTGCCCGGGCGGCGATGGCGTTGGGCCATAGCGATTGCGCCGAAGCCATCCGGGAAGCCCTGAAAGCCTTTGTGCAAAGGCTGCCAGAACTGGCAGAGCTGACCTTCAATGACGGCACCGCCTTTCTCAGTGACGATGCCGCGGACTGGATGCACACCGCACCGGCGTCGGCCAAAGGCAACGGCGGTGGCGCCAACCCCTGGGAGCAGGCGCTGGACAGTGCGGTGGAACTGGCAAGGCAGAGCAAACTGCCGGCGGCACTGGAGCTGCTGGAACAAGGCCTGGCCGATGCCCGGGAGCCCCGGGAACGGCTGTACTGGCGCCTGGCCAGTGCCAAGCTTCTTAAAGAAACCGGCCTGAAAGCCATGGCCGCGCAACAGATTCAGGACCTGCAGGGGCAGGTCCGTGGCCTGGTTCTGGAAGACTGGGAACCCGGCCTGATCAAACAACTGGAACGACTGGCGTAA
- the tssM gene encoding type VI secretion system membrane subunit TssM produces the protein METMWRKALLIGRWLLPHLRNAAPVTLALAVIALLVATWWLGPRLEIGGEYPLMAWQMRALVTLGVILLVVVFWGMALARRLGKVNKAKAEEQQEQEDPILPMERRQQRLLDRQLQALKSNLPGHKGLYRLPWYLVMGLEDAGKTSLIQRAGQTYTLTNVTRNNRGDRNPFGFDWWIGDNGVLIDPDGELLSQNQGEGATGEIQNRLWNHFIGWLERSRPQRPLNGVILAVDLARLSTASDKQREAHAILLRTRLRELMEQLGSRLPVYVTFTKMDLMYGFAPFVRTLSKAEKDKALGFTFRLDGQQDHDQWLEQFADRYNDMVDELSQRLPDVLADTRDNEERAAAYSFTRQLAGLKTTMEQFLTDLLSADAFSTPALVRGTYFTSVLQEGVPEDAFVSAAAHNYQMTSPIQPAQRGGQSVSLFTKGLFPEVIYPEAGLAGDNRKVVGKRRRKVAVAAAVAVCAGAGMTAGWQHYFIKNADAAAQVENRVNAFINNWQPVGYEPDSTGRNLLQPLDELREATMAFGDYRNEWSLVADMGLYQGHKVGPEVDAAYLDMLAYQYLPALMFGVMEEMGRAPDNSTERLEHLRVLRMLYDASGRRSDLVAAYMRSYWQNRFPGQREVQNRLYGHLQYAMAHTNLAGMAAEGDQTATMALAPFRSSVQWAQHELGRISTPDRVYRDLQVEANREFQAPLELARSSGPAFSTVFTRMDAYGEPLGDELPSADDPLSIPALLTREGLEKWFLRKSGSVTELALVDAWVLGRRNDVDFSKADEAELLASLQTLYAENYAEAWRTAVSRLDVHRFEDLNHGVRILESLTSGHEPLARFLGQVQSNTRLIPVGDGEAEAARKLLEQSPHFRMLQDIERQFADLNRLTRKQGDQPSGLDEIMQVVGELHEYLRNIQESPDAGKAALSAARARMGLQGADPIFTLQRMANHQPEPLNRVLNRLATESWRVVLDRAVAQLEREWYREVYQPFQQNLARHYPFTAGAGRDAALQDFERFFAPDGILETFYNDNLKLFLEDHPEHVGDARRASLVRRDVVASLDRARQIRQAFFTRSGTLDVEFALEPLNLTNNKRRAVVNIDGQLVEFSHGPRQSIPLVWPNTLRDSVESRITLVPIQVNRSPRSISESGPWALFRLLDKAEIAGVSSNAVDVKFTVDDGEMRYRLHAASNTNPFTQQLLSGYRIPRSLY, from the coding sequence ATGGAAACCATGTGGAGAAAAGCCTTACTCATTGGTCGTTGGCTACTGCCTCATCTTCGTAACGCCGCACCGGTCACCCTGGCGCTGGCGGTCATCGCCTTGCTGGTGGCCACCTGGTGGCTGGGCCCCCGCCTGGAAATTGGCGGAGAGTACCCGTTGATGGCCTGGCAGATGCGGGCCCTGGTGACCCTGGGTGTGATTTTGCTGGTGGTGGTGTTCTGGGGTATGGCCCTGGCTCGCCGGCTGGGCAAGGTGAATAAAGCCAAAGCCGAGGAGCAACAGGAACAGGAAGATCCGATCCTGCCTATGGAACGCCGGCAGCAGCGCTTGCTGGACCGCCAGTTGCAGGCCCTGAAAAGCAATCTGCCCGGCCACAAAGGCCTGTACCGCCTGCCCTGGTACCTGGTTATGGGCCTGGAAGATGCCGGCAAGACCAGCCTGATTCAGCGGGCAGGGCAAACCTACACCCTCACCAACGTCACCCGGAATAACCGGGGCGACCGCAATCCCTTCGGTTTTGACTGGTGGATTGGCGATAACGGCGTACTGATCGACCCGGACGGCGAACTGCTGAGCCAGAACCAGGGCGAAGGCGCCACCGGCGAAATCCAGAACCGGCTGTGGAACCACTTTATCGGCTGGCTCGAGCGCAGCCGTCCCCAGCGCCCGCTGAACGGCGTGATTCTGGCCGTGGACCTGGCCCGCCTGAGCACCGCCAGTGATAAGCAGCGGGAAGCCCACGCCATCCTGCTGCGCACCCGCCTGCGGGAACTGATGGAACAGCTGGGTTCGCGGCTGCCGGTGTATGTCACCTTCACCAAGATGGACCTGATGTACGGGTTCGCACCGTTCGTGCGTACCCTGTCAAAAGCCGAGAAAGACAAGGCTTTAGGCTTCACCTTCCGACTGGATGGCCAGCAGGATCACGATCAGTGGTTGGAGCAATTCGCAGATCGCTACAACGACATGGTGGATGAGCTTAGCCAGCGCCTGCCGGATGTCCTGGCGGACACCCGCGATAACGAAGAGCGGGCCGCTGCCTATTCGTTCACCCGCCAGCTGGCGGGCCTGAAAACCACCATGGAGCAGTTCCTGACCGATCTGTTGTCGGCCGATGCCTTCTCCACGCCTGCCCTGGTCCGTGGGACCTATTTCACCTCGGTGCTGCAGGAAGGTGTGCCGGAAGATGCCTTTGTCTCTGCCGCTGCCCACAATTACCAGATGACCAGCCCCATCCAGCCGGCCCAGCGAGGCGGTCAGTCGGTCAGCCTGTTTACCAAAGGGCTGTTCCCGGAGGTGATCTATCCAGAGGCGGGCCTGGCGGGCGATAACCGCAAGGTGGTCGGCAAACGCCGTCGCAAAGTCGCTGTGGCCGCCGCCGTGGCGGTGTGTGCCGGTGCCGGCATGACCGCCGGCTGGCAGCACTATTTCATCAAGAACGCAGACGCCGCCGCCCAGGTGGAAAACCGGGTAAACGCCTTTATCAACAACTGGCAGCCGGTGGGCTACGAGCCCGACAGCACCGGCCGTAATCTGCTGCAACCGCTGGATGAATTGCGCGAGGCCACCATGGCCTTTGGCGACTACCGCAACGAGTGGAGCCTGGTAGCCGATATGGGCCTGTATCAGGGCCACAAAGTGGGGCCGGAAGTAGATGCCGCCTACCTCGACATGTTGGCCTACCAGTACCTGCCTGCATTGATGTTCGGCGTGATGGAAGAAATGGGCCGGGCACCTGACAACAGCACCGAGCGCCTGGAACACCTGCGGGTGTTGCGCATGCTGTACGACGCCAGCGGTCGGCGCAGTGACCTTGTCGCCGCTTACATGCGAAGCTACTGGCAGAACCGTTTCCCCGGCCAGCGGGAGGTGCAGAACCGTCTCTATGGCCACCTGCAATACGCCATGGCCCACACCAACCTGGCCGGCATGGCGGCCGAGGGCGACCAGACCGCCACCATGGCACTGGCACCGTTCCGCAGCAGTGTGCAGTGGGCGCAGCATGAACTGGGCCGGATCAGCACGCCAGACCGCGTGTACCGTGATCTGCAGGTGGAAGCCAACCGGGAATTCCAGGCACCGCTGGAGCTGGCGCGCAGCTCCGGGCCAGCCTTCTCCACCGTGTTCACCCGCATGGACGCCTACGGTGAACCGCTGGGCGATGAATTACCGTCCGCAGACGATCCACTGTCCATCCCTGCGTTGCTGACCCGCGAAGGCCTGGAGAAGTGGTTCCTGCGCAAATCCGGTTCGGTAACCGAACTGGCGTTGGTGGATGCCTGGGTATTGGGTCGGCGCAATGATGTGGATTTCAGCAAGGCGGACGAGGCAGAGCTGCTGGCCAGCCTGCAAACGCTGTATGCCGAGAATTATGCGGAAGCCTGGCGCACCGCCGTCAGCCGGCTGGATGTCCACCGGTTTGAAGACCTGAACCACGGCGTGCGCATTCTGGAAAGCCTGACCAGCGGCCACGAACCCCTGGCCCGGTTCCTTGGCCAGGTCCAGAGTAATACCCGCCTGATCCCGGTGGGTGACGGTGAAGCCGAGGCAGCCCGAAAACTGCTGGAGCAGTCGCCCCATTTCCGTATGTTGCAGGATATTGAGCGCCAGTTCGCCGACCTGAACCGGCTGACCCGCAAGCAGGGTGACCAGCCTTCTGGCCTGGATGAAATCATGCAGGTGGTGGGTGAACTGCATGAATACCTGCGCAACATCCAGGAGTCCCCGGATGCCGGCAAAGCCGCGCTCAGCGCCGCCCGTGCCCGCATGGGCCTGCAGGGGGCAGACCCCATCTTCACGCTGCAGCGTATGGCCAACCACCAGCCGGAGCCACTGAACCGCGTGCTCAACCGGCTGGCCACGGAAAGCTGGCGCGTGGTGCTTGACCGTGCGGTGGCTCAGTTGGAGCGCGAGTGGTACCGGGAAGTATACCAGCCGTTCCAGCAGAATCTGGCCCGGCATTATCCGTTCACCGCCGGTGCCGGTCGCGATGCCGCACTGCAGGACTTCGAGCGCTTCTTCGCCCCGGATGGCATCCTGGAAACTTTCTACAATGACAACCTGAAACTGTTTCTGGAAGACCATCCCGAGCATGTGGGCGACGCCCGCCGGGCCAGCCTGGTACGCCGGGACGTGGTGGCCTCTCTGGACCGGGCCCGGCAGATTCGCCAGGCCTTCTTCACCCGCAGCGGCACACTGGACGTAGAATTCGCCCTGGAACCCCTGAACCTGACCAACAACAAGCGCCGGGCGGTAGTGAACATCGACGGCCAGCTGGTGGAGTTCTCCCACGGCCCGCGCCAGAGCATACCGCTGGTCTGGCCCAATACCCTGCGGGATTCGGTGGAAAGCCGCATTACCCTGGTGCCGATTCAGGTCAACCGTTCGCCCCGGAGTATCTCGGAAAGTGGCCCCTGGGCGCTGTTCCGGTTGCTCGATAAAGCCGAGATTGCCGGCGTCAGCAGCAATGCCGTGGATGTGAAGTTCACCGTGGACGATGGCGAGATGCGATATCGCCTGCATGCGGCCAGTAATACCAACCCGTTCACACAGCAGCTGCTCTCGGGGTACCGCATACCCCGCAGCTTGTATTAA